The following are encoded together in the Natranaerobius trueperi genome:
- a CDS encoding stalk domain-containing protein: MKILALSLMLMLFLSSSVLADDSMEVDVIVDGDEVELDEPARMEKGRTLLPARDVFEGIGAEMDWDPDTQTASGTLDDTVVEIPLGSNEATVDDEQEDLDVKAQTFEGYTYVPLRFAGKAFGGEVSWDGATNTVDITMPDKEEESKDTVTSEKDSDDELIAHFIDVGQGDAIFLEAPDKNILVDAGDNWEGETVVNYIKELDVDIIHKVVASHPHADHIGGLSEVYDKFEVEVTYDSGVEHDTETYEEYYELANEKTDLQTAKKGDTLDVESVDAQFIHPPEDHEGDIHDLNLVLNIDYEDNSILLTGDAEKPSEEMMIENSQELPSEILKVGHHGSSTSTSEEFLDNVDPEAAVIQVGEDNRYGHPDEKVLHRLQENGVDIYRNDYQGDIVVTLDDDDWDSNVKPWDGEVAEKDEPEDDEKEPIGEVNINTASKEELQEITHISETRAEEIKESRPFDSLDQLTQIHGIADQRLEDIKEEGTAYVE, from the coding sequence TTGAAAATTTTAGCTTTATCCTTAATGCTAATGCTGTTTCTAAGTTCATCAGTTTTAGCGGACGACTCTATGGAGGTAGATGTAATTGTAGATGGAGATGAAGTTGAGTTAGATGAGCCAGCTCGTATGGAAAAAGGAAGAACTCTACTTCCAGCACGTGATGTATTTGAAGGTATAGGTGCTGAAATGGATTGGGATCCAGATACACAAACAGCTTCAGGTACATTAGACGATACTGTAGTTGAAATACCACTAGGTAGTAATGAAGCTACTGTAGATGATGAACAAGAAGATTTAGATGTAAAAGCACAAACTTTTGAAGGATATACTTATGTACCCCTTCGGTTTGCAGGAAAAGCTTTCGGGGGAGAAGTTAGTTGGGATGGTGCTACTAATACAGTAGATATAACTATGCCGGATAAAGAAGAAGAGTCAAAAGATACAGTAACTTCAGAAAAAGATTCTGATGATGAACTTATAGCTCATTTTATTGATGTTGGTCAGGGGGATGCCATATTTCTAGAAGCTCCTGATAAAAATATTTTAGTTGATGCTGGAGATAATTGGGAAGGCGAAACAGTAGTGAATTATATCAAAGAATTAGATGTTGATATAATTCACAAAGTTGTAGCAAGTCACCCTCATGCTGATCATATTGGTGGTCTTTCTGAAGTATATGATAAGTTTGAAGTAGAAGTAACCTATGATAGTGGTGTTGAACATGATACTGAAACTTATGAAGAGTACTATGAACTAGCTAATGAAAAAACAGATTTACAAACTGCGAAGAAAGGTGACACATTAGATGTTGAATCTGTTGATGCTCAATTCATTCATCCACCAGAAGATCATGAAGGAGATATACATGATCTTAATCTAGTTTTAAATATAGATTATGAAGACAACTCTATTCTCTTAACAGGTGATGCTGAAAAGCCATCAGAGGAAATGATGATTGAAAATAGTCAAGAACTACCTAGCGAAATTTTAAAAGTTGGTCATCATGGATCTAGTACCAGTACTAGTGAAGAGTTTTTGGATAACGTTGACCCTGAAGCTGCTGTAATACAAGTAGGTGAAGATAATAGGTATGGTCATCCTGATGAAAAAGTACTTCATCGCTTACAGGAAAATGGTGTAGATATATATAGGAATGATTATCAAGGGGATATAGTAGTAACTCTAGATGACGATGACTGGGATTCTAATGTTAAACCTTGGGACGGGGAAGTTGCTGAGAAGGATGAACCAGAAGATGATGAAAAAGAACCAATAGGAGAAGTTAATATAAATACTGCTTCAAAAGAAGAGTTACAAGAAATAACTCATATTAGTGAGACAAGAGCTGAAGAAATAAAAGAATCACGACCTTTTGATTCTTTAGATCAACTTACTCAAATTCATGGTATTGCAGATCAACGTCTTGAGGATATAAAAGAAGAAGGAACTGCATATGTTGAATAA
- a CDS encoding restriction endonuclease-like protein: protein MKMVSPPSGSKAVELLVIESDIFTLSIKGSPVHPNVQALGLNNSEGNFKKSHISFEALIDQNYKVYIYDHSSNNLIPYNKGQIEPFFFEQTNYEIILEVKKENNQYSLTYDNSYSSDIVTPTGKSGRVYSGVINFRNDVGFSRFVLKENEEEIFAFEIEVFPSKLDYLDDFQQMLQEVNQEVYNLAFDFLRKTFLSTTLTQEETPSEAEFFTIISTIFDKFCDALERVRRQPHHKIVPLNRVVRPEKAKRTNKETMRWLQKRPYVMQKSYNKGISINNTSYIPKKVLDSKKELSYDTYENRFLKWILLIVDRRLKRFSEKIKKEKLDANDDLLDKIYKMRTKIRNFINNSFLQNVGNLHRLEKSSLVMQMGAGYRDVYKYYLMIQKGLNISSDIFNMSLKDIAVLYEYWCFLKLNALLRNKYNLVSNNLVTLDRSGIVVRLQKGEESQLKYHDPKTNEEFIVSYNRAFNNLPTIGQHPDNILSLKKSDSNVRYQYVFDAKYRLDTSSEYKVKFNQIGPPVDTINAMHRYRDAIVANNKNNDNYTRDIFGAFVLFPHNNENAFAGIEDGKPSKFYDSISEISIGALPFLPSQTKLVENFLDDLLLESSDTAFERSVVQKGTKSYYDKKEQINDVLIGPLKRSSQLEVCLENNMYYTYLDQVKNQLGLIKYVAIYQSKRKFYNTQKQGIFYYGKVSEYYILPRKNITEAEKATHPDRLAVKFVVDEWKSLDHPIQPRGYGPKGPQFTNWYIFNEAKTYPELHLTWEEMRLLKELRRIEKKTDVKFPKDTITITDRFEILEFPGLVVERKDRDNFEVITKSENQLFEFRELQLHAKTVLKEIISMWFKT, encoded by the coding sequence ATGAAGATGGTTTCACCTCCTTCTGGCTCTAAAGCTGTAGAACTATTAGTTATAGAATCTGATATATTTACACTATCAATTAAGGGATCCCCAGTTCATCCTAATGTACAAGCTTTGGGTCTAAATAACTCTGAAGGTAACTTTAAAAAGAGTCATATTAGTTTTGAAGCTTTGATAGATCAAAATTACAAAGTTTATATATATGATCATAGTTCTAATAATCTAATACCTTATAATAAAGGACAGATTGAACCTTTCTTTTTTGAACAAACAAACTATGAAATTATATTAGAAGTAAAAAAAGAAAATAACCAATATTCACTGACGTATGATAACTCATACTCTAGTGATATTGTAACTCCAACTGGAAAAAGTGGTAGAGTATACTCAGGAGTTATAAACTTTAGAAATGATGTTGGTTTTTCTAGGTTTGTGTTAAAAGAGAATGAAGAAGAAATATTTGCATTTGAAATAGAAGTATTTCCTAGTAAATTAGATTATCTTGATGACTTTCAACAGATGTTACAGGAGGTTAACCAAGAGGTATATAACTTAGCTTTTGATTTTTTAAGAAAAACTTTTCTCTCAACTACACTAACACAGGAAGAAACACCTTCAGAAGCTGAATTTTTCACTATTATATCTACTATCTTTGATAAATTTTGTGATGCTTTGGAGCGGGTGAGAAGGCAACCACATCATAAGATAGTTCCCTTAAATAGAGTAGTTAGGCCAGAAAAAGCTAAAAGGACAAATAAAGAGACTATGAGGTGGTTACAGAAAAGGCCATATGTAATGCAAAAAAGCTATAACAAAGGAATTAGTATAAATAATACTAGTTATATACCAAAAAAAGTATTAGATAGTAAAAAAGAGCTTAGCTATGACACTTATGAAAATAGATTTTTAAAGTGGATCTTACTTATAGTAGACAGACGTTTAAAACGTTTTTCTGAAAAGATAAAAAAGGAAAAACTAGATGCTAATGATGATTTATTAGATAAAATCTATAAAATGCGCACTAAAATACGTAATTTTATAAACAATAGTTTTTTACAGAATGTAGGTAACTTACATCGTTTAGAAAAAAGCTCTTTAGTTATGCAAATGGGTGCTGGGTATCGCGATGTTTATAAATATTACTTAATGATACAAAAGGGATTAAATATTAGTTCAGATATATTTAATATGTCTTTAAAAGATATTGCAGTACTCTATGAGTACTGGTGCTTTTTAAAGTTAAATGCACTTCTTAGAAATAAGTATAATCTTGTTAGTAATAACTTAGTTACTTTAGATAGATCGGGAATAGTTGTACGTTTACAAAAGGGTGAAGAATCTCAACTTAAGTATCATGATCCTAAAACCAATGAAGAGTTTATAGTATCATATAATCGTGCTTTTAATAATTTACCAACTATAGGACAACATCCAGATAATATTTTAAGCTTAAAGAAAAGTGATTCTAATGTTCGCTATCAATACGTTTTTGATGCTAAATATCGATTAGATACAAGCTCTGAATATAAAGTGAAGTTTAATCAAATAGGACCTCCTGTAGATACAATAAATGCTATGCACCGTTATAGAGATGCTATTGTAGCAAATAACAAAAATAATGATAATTATACAAGAGATATTTTTGGAGCTTTTGTACTATTTCCTCATAATAATGAAAATGCATTTGCTGGGATAGAAGATGGAAAGCCCAGCAAATTTTATGACAGTATTTCTGAAATAAGTATTGGAGCTTTACCGTTTTTACCAAGTCAAACTAAATTAGTAGAGAATTTTCTAGATGATTTATTACTAGAGTCCTCTGATACAGCTTTTGAACGATCTGTTGTACAAAAAGGGACCAAATCTTATTATGATAAAAAAGAACAAATCAATGATGTATTAATAGGACCTTTAAAAAGATCAAGTCAGCTTGAAGTCTGTTTAGAAAATAATATGTACTACACTTATCTTGATCAAGTAAAAAACCAATTAGGATTAATTAAGTATGTTGCTATATATCAATCGAAAAGAAAGTTTTACAATACTCAAAAGCAGGGGATTTTTTACTATGGGAAGGTAAGTGAGTATTATATCCTTCCTAGAAAGAATATAACAGAAGCAGAAAAAGCTACACATCCTGATAGATTAGCTGTTAAATTTGTAGTAGATGAATGGAAAAGTTTAGATCATCCAATTCAACCTAGGGGTTATGGGCCAAAAGGTCCACAATTTACTAACTGGTACATATTCAATGAAGCAAAGACTTACCCAGAGCTACACCTTACTTGGGAAGAGATGCGTCTTTTAAAAGAGCTTAGACGGATTGAAAAGAAAACTGATGTTAAGTTTCCTAAAGATACCATAACTATTACTGATCGGTTTGAAATTCTAGAGTTTCCAGGTTTAGTAGTAGAAAGGAAAGATAGAGATAATTTTGAAGTGATAACTAAATCTGAAAACCAATTATTTGAGTTTAGAGAATTACAGTTACATGCTAAAACAGTATTAAAAGAAATTATTAGTATGTGGTTTAAAACATAA
- a CDS encoding McrB family protein, giving the protein MSVIKQFDQKFHGGSTSYMMATILAMLKNIDDKGIADIKDVEDNFYNFYLYRYKNGKKPEKEGTKMYKAGQLTRSINDIIGTPINALRDFIDYDGSNKIKFRENVFAELKKGYNLLELRKVAYKQLYDYYKKIDNNWLKIDDLKELDYGYTVSEEDIASILGQNLVKEISPIEVDELKSVIILCTIDGQEYPNEWLDDKKNYLKYYLDGHEIDDVTEYNEKINSNQAIMKFKDKRYSVLPFVREEKNSLFYFEGEFEIQSIEKDERGHSYFILERNIPLTKYARLSDGNKHSNQTKKEEFNANFLSEVSNHVSSFVHSKGFVFSKEMIKNFLLSLKSKPFVILAGISGTGKSKLVELVANSLGATRENGQFNLIPVRPDWNDSSDLLGYKNLQGEFVEGELTKIIRKAENDLEHPYFVCLDEMNLARVEYYFSDILSVMETRKNQGNKIISSPMPVEGLGEKLIFPENLYIIGTVNMDETTHSFSRKVLDRANTIEFNEVDLNHLPDDIPTEDVLPKKAHNNVFKTRYLTLKDCYQGNEDYIKKQVELLEQINSTLKEAGLHIGYRVRDEYCFYLVNNRYYGLLTENTAVDFQLMQKILPRIQGSSLKVEETLEKIIDLCSSNYPLTKSKAEFMLGRFNEDGFTSFWL; this is encoded by the coding sequence ATGTCTGTAATAAAACAATTCGACCAGAAGTTTCATGGAGGAAGCACTTCATATATGATGGCTACTATATTAGCTATGTTAAAAAATATAGATGACAAAGGAATTGCTGATATAAAGGATGTAGAAGATAACTTTTATAATTTTTATCTGTATCGCTATAAAAATGGAAAGAAGCCGGAAAAAGAAGGAACAAAAATGTATAAAGCAGGCCAACTAACTAGATCAATTAATGATATTATTGGGACACCCATTAATGCATTAAGAGATTTTATAGATTATGATGGCTCAAATAAGATAAAGTTTCGTGAAAATGTTTTTGCCGAACTTAAGAAGGGCTATAATCTATTAGAACTTAGAAAGGTAGCTTATAAACAACTTTACGATTATTATAAGAAAATAGATAATAACTGGCTTAAAATAGATGATCTGAAAGAATTAGATTATGGATATACAGTATCTGAAGAAGATATAGCATCAATCTTAGGTCAAAATCTGGTAAAAGAAATTTCCCCAATCGAAGTTGATGAATTAAAATCGGTAATTATTTTGTGTACGATAGATGGACAAGAATACCCTAATGAGTGGTTAGATGATAAAAAAAATTACTTAAAATATTATCTAGATGGTCATGAAATTGATGATGTCACAGAATATAATGAGAAAATTAATTCGAACCAGGCGATAATGAAGTTTAAAGATAAAAGATATTCGGTATTACCTTTTGTTCGAGAAGAAAAGAATTCACTTTTTTATTTTGAGGGTGAGTTTGAGATACAAAGTATAGAAAAAGATGAGAGGGGGCATTCATATTTTATACTGGAAAGAAATATCCCCTTAACTAAATATGCTAGACTATCTGATGGAAATAAACATTCTAATCAAACTAAAAAAGAAGAGTTTAATGCTAATTTTCTAAGTGAAGTAAGTAATCATGTATCTTCATTTGTACATAGTAAAGGGTTTGTGTTTTCAAAAGAAATGATCAAAAACTTCTTACTATCTTTAAAATCTAAACCTTTTGTAATATTAGCTGGAATATCTGGGACAGGGAAGAGTAAATTAGTGGAGTTAGTTGCAAACTCATTAGGAGCAACTAGAGAAAATGGTCAGTTTAATTTAATTCCAGTACGTCCAGATTGGAATGATAGCTCTGACCTATTAGGTTATAAGAACTTACAAGGAGAGTTTGTTGAAGGTGAACTAACTAAGATTATAAGAAAAGCAGAGAATGATTTAGAACATCCATACTTTGTCTGTTTAGACGAAATGAATCTAGCAAGAGTAGAATATTATTTCAGTGATATTTTAAGTGTAATGGAAACTAGAAAAAACCAAGGAAATAAAATTATAAGTTCACCAATGCCAGTAGAGGGGTTAGGTGAAAAATTAATTTTCCCTGAAAACCTCTACATTATTGGTACAGTTAATATGGATGAAACTACTCATTCCTTTAGTCGTAAAGTTTTAGACAGGGCAAATACAATTGAGTTTAATGAAGTTGATTTAAATCATCTTCCTGATGATATACCAACTGAAGATGTTTTACCTAAAAAAGCTCATAATAATGTGTTTAAAACTAGATATCTAACATTAAAGGACTGCTATCAGGGTAATGAAGATTATATTAAAAAACAAGTAGAATTATTAGAACAAATTAATTCTACTTTAAAAGAAGCTGGATTACATATTGGGTATCGAGTACGAGATGAATATTGTTTTTATTTAGTAAACAATAGATACTATGGTCTATTAACTGAAAATACGGCAGTAGATTTTCAGTTAATGCAAAAGATCCTCCCAAGAATTCAAGGTAGTTCTCTAAAAGTAGAGGAAACATTAGAAAAGATAATTGATTTATGTTCTAGTAATTATCCTTTAACGAAAAGTAAAGCTGAATTTATGTTAGGGAGGTTTAATGAAGATGGTTTCACCTCCTTCTGGCTCTAA
- a CDS encoding restriction endonuclease encodes MNKLEKSVDRLLKRMFRKYRYGMVKVFSYLIVISMLIQFIIEVPSLLLLVPFFLLISKVYLRHKSLLVVESTELENIDQMSGVDFENYLYDFFRSLGYKVKFTRNSADYGVDLILKDKKGIKTAVQAKRYNSNVSIDAVQAVEAGKKYYHCSNAIVITNSHFTKNAVELAHTCKVKLWSREDLIRTIPNDKKQNLIL; translated from the coding sequence ATGAATAAATTAGAAAAATCAGTGGATAGACTTTTAAAAAGGATGTTCAGGAAATACAGGTATGGAATGGTAAAAGTATTTTCATACCTAATAGTTATTTCAATGTTAATACAATTTATAATTGAAGTACCTTCCTTACTCCTATTGGTGCCTTTCTTTCTACTTATATCTAAAGTTTATCTAAGACATAAATCCCTTTTAGTTGTGGAAAGTACAGAGTTAGAAAATATCGATCAAATGAGCGGTGTGGATTTTGAAAATTATTTATATGATTTTTTTCGCTCCCTTGGATATAAAGTTAAGTTTACACGTAATTCCGCTGACTATGGAGTAGATTTAATTTTAAAAGATAAAAAAGGCATTAAAACAGCAGTTCAGGCTAAAAGATACAACTCTAATGTAAGTATAGATGCAGTTCAAGCCGTAGAAGCAGGCAAAAAATATTACCACTGTTCCAACGCTATAGTAATCACTAATTCACATTTTACAAAAAATGCAGTTGAGTTAGCACATACATGCAAAGTTAAACTCTGGAGTAGAGAAGATCTAATCAGGACTATCCCAAATGACAAAAAACAAAACCTCATTCTATGA
- a CDS encoding McrB family protein, with translation MNEEIKEEIKEYVRQMDTNYFREDIERRLEAEKEMRELIERTNLLNGGNWSRKDLSDSIKIQKKVHNINNLVLPKLVGNYYYNVYFKGYEKSEEEFIKENPKYDGGSGHSGVDLENFSRDLADLFNSEGDDFQDAYIKFSKHPGVGKAIISGYLHLFDLNKFPLINGASVSGIEKFIGKQDHKSLKNYAEEERKRQNITQQIKDSDFRNYLAYLNIFRELSTLEELKNYHYVDSLLWYVKDHYEPKVKNVDMGESEFNSPVVNETESLNTLDSLSRDIYFELDTTEEILSLLKLKQNVVFYGPPGTGKTYVAKKVAKHIVGGKENNIKLIQFHQNYSYEDFIEGIRPESKLENGTHIIDYPIKPGLFKRLCDVAIEKPDEKFVLIIDEFNRGNISKIFGELLYSLEYRSEENTIDLPYSKEPFYIPDNVYIIATMNTADKSLTRIDFAMRRRFAFYKFNVDTKVLISWGIENGLVLDSLAKLINDVNTEIEDENFFVGISFFMRDDLSSNIKYIWKSEIYPYLEEFFIDDLDSHSRLERFRWENVKHKLKDLIE, from the coding sequence TTGAACGAAGAAATTAAAGAAGAAATCAAAGAATATGTAAGACAGATGGATACAAATTATTTTAGAGAAGATATTGAAAGAAGGTTAGAAGCTGAAAAAGAGATGCGTGAATTGATAGAAAGAACTAATTTGCTAAATGGAGGAAATTGGAGTAGAAAAGATTTAAGTGACTCTATTAAAATACAAAAGAAAGTTCATAACATAAATAATTTGGTTCTACCTAAATTGGTAGGTAATTATTACTACAACGTCTATTTTAAAGGGTATGAAAAATCAGAAGAAGAGTTTATAAAAGAAAACCCTAAATATGATGGTGGATCTGGGCATTCTGGTGTTGATTTAGAAAATTTTTCAAGAGATTTAGCTGATTTATTTAACTCTGAAGGTGATGATTTTCAAGATGCGTATATTAAATTTAGTAAGCACCCTGGTGTAGGAAAAGCTATAATTTCAGGTTATTTACATCTTTTTGATTTGAATAAGTTTCCATTAATTAATGGTGCATCTGTAAGTGGTATTGAAAAGTTTATTGGAAAACAAGACCATAAATCTTTAAAAAATTATGCTGAAGAAGAAAGGAAAAGGCAAAACATAACTCAACAGATAAAAGATTCTGATTTTAGAAATTATTTGGCTTACTTGAATATATTTAGAGAACTATCTACTTTAGAAGAGCTTAAGAATTATCACTATGTAGATAGTTTACTGTGGTATGTTAAAGATCATTATGAGCCTAAAGTCAAAAATGTGGATATGGGTGAGTCTGAGTTTAACTCCCCAGTAGTAAATGAAACAGAATCATTGAATACATTAGATAGTTTGTCTAGAGACATTTATTTTGAATTAGATACAACTGAAGAAATACTGAGCTTGTTAAAATTAAAGCAAAATGTGGTTTTTTATGGTCCCCCTGGAACAGGAAAAACCTATGTTGCTAAAAAAGTAGCCAAACATATTGTGGGGGGTAAGGAAAATAACATTAAACTAATTCAATTTCACCAAAACTATTCTTATGAAGACTTTATAGAAGGTATCCGACCTGAATCCAAATTGGAAAATGGTACTCATATTATTGATTATCCGATTAAACCTGGACTATTTAAACGTTTATGTGATGTTGCAATAGAAAAGCCAGATGAAAAATTTGTATTAATAATAGATGAGTTTAACAGAGGGAATATTTCAAAAATATTTGGTGAACTATTATATTCATTAGAATATCGTAGTGAAGAAAACACGATTGATTTACCCTATTCTAAAGAACCATTTTATATACCTGATAATGTATATATAATAGCTACAATGAATACAGCAGATAAATCTTTAACAAGAATAGATTTTGCAATGAGAAGAAGGTTCGCTTTTTATAAATTTAATGTAGATACTAAAGTTTTAATTTCTTGGGGTATAGAAAATGGGTTAGTGTTAGATTCTCTTGCTAAATTGATCAATGATGTTAATACTGAAATAGAAGATGAAAACTTTTTTGTAGGAATTTCATTTTTTATGAGAGATGACTTATCATCAAATATTAAATATATATGGAAATCAGAAATTTATCCATATTTAGAAGAATTCTTTATAGATGATTTAGATAGTCATTCAAGGTTAGAACGATTTAGATGGGAGAATGTAAAACATAAATTAAAGGACTTGATAGAATAA
- a CDS encoding McrC family protein, protein MDSIKLKEYSQSPSVQLNLDHLNLLLTRYKKQLGVRSSIDGSGYMLTSNSYVGVYDLVDFKVIVEPKIDKLNIFKMLTFAYDLVFWYEEKSELNSIEELFEYLVLVFQRQVDRLIKKGLLADYVLVKERLNYAKGKIGVNSLVEKPWEKHLIDCNYDSYKVDILENQIIKYTIYFLKKYVKNAKVRRALVNTNRYLEEVSLKYISVRDIDRVQYTTLNKHYKSIHNFCRLFLELFGVNEKQGEMYFNQFCVDMNQLYEKYIGKLLKNELRKDSVKLQMNSYLDEYDQINIKPDIVVSDNQNHALIIDTKYKASKQIEQNDIYQMAVYMSSFNADGVLLYPSFEIEETEYFIDGRTLYIKTIDLNKLDKNSKELVDWIKGVVNHTNKV, encoded by the coding sequence ATGGATAGTATTAAATTAAAAGAGTATTCACAGAGTCCAAGTGTTCAGTTAAATCTTGATCATTTAAATTTACTATTAACTAGATATAAAAAACAATTAGGTGTCAGGTCTAGTATTGATGGCTCGGGTTATATGCTAACTAGTAATAGTTATGTGGGAGTATATGATTTAGTAGATTTTAAGGTAATAGTAGAGCCAAAAATTGATAAATTAAATATTTTTAAGATGCTTACTTTCGCTTATGACTTAGTTTTTTGGTACGAAGAAAAATCTGAATTAAATAGTATTGAAGAATTATTTGAATATCTGGTGTTAGTCTTTCAACGACAGGTAGATCGACTTATAAAAAAAGGTCTACTTGCAGATTATGTGTTGGTTAAAGAAAGATTGAATTACGCTAAAGGTAAAATAGGTGTAAACTCTTTGGTAGAAAAGCCATGGGAAAAACATTTAATTGATTGTAACTATGATTCCTATAAAGTTGATATATTGGAGAATCAAATAATAAAGTATACTATTTATTTTTTAAAAAAGTATGTAAAAAATGCTAAAGTAAGAAGAGCTTTAGTAAATACAAATCGGTATTTAGAAGAGGTTTCTTTAAAGTATATATCAGTAAGAGATATAGATAGAGTGCAATATACTACCTTAAATAAACATTATAAGAGCATCCATAATTTTTGTAGACTATTTTTAGAATTATTCGGGGTAAATGAAAAACAAGGCGAGATGTACTTTAATCAATTTTGCGTAGATATGAATCAGCTTTATGAAAAATATATAGGAAAGCTTTTAAAAAATGAACTTAGAAAAGATTCTGTTAAATTACAAATGAATTCTTACTTAGACGAATATGATCAAATTAATATTAAACCTGATATAGTAGTATCTGATAATCAAAATCATGCACTAATTATAGATACTAAATACAAAGCATCGAAACAAATAGAACAAAATGATATTTACCAAATGGCTGTTTATATGAGTAGTTTTAACGCTGATGGAGTATTACTGTATCCTAGTTTTGAAATAGAAGAAACAGAGTATTTTATTGATGGTAGAACACTTTATATTAAAACAATCGACTTAAATAAATTAGATAAGAACTCAAAAGAATTAGTTGACTGGATAAAAGGAGTAGTAAATCATACAAATAAAGTGTAG